Proteins from one Oryza sativa Japonica Group chromosome 12, ASM3414082v1 genomic window:
- the LOC107278113 gene encoding uncharacterized protein isoform X2, with translation MVKEEQDLCGINVSERGKMNLELELLMKQCRNMAEHYHELEKDLKLHDVLLLLQILPAVRQDLGWIRLYINNAADQDNTQLLHQQWNAQLAINPPAKDLQHILFLTYLPRGPGNQQKVLRETFNNHKWELKEKIKSNNTSHVDICKLLYAKKNKSQKDDVDATFKLNMIELSLSEDPNSLPCIALCLVYQSNKSPMLYLIQSLVHRLQIQVRPSAQIEQKKIDADNGKYSEDEDDYKRSHKYLMKGKYKVVDEHSYNNIQSAITLRDTIVRRLDTWLQQHQDIASTIEALLPFQNDLDDFILEKMNDMLSVVHRMLVKRKGTLKGSQVFEENKRACLRQEPAIESSQIKDFSNLDIFTTTKHQILNTSQVSQNEAVITQQSQSAVPVDMKQYDFYARNQQQFPVNLPDFRPEALNALYVLQTGEVITIHGQSQDLDACKWHFLDYLILKTSISSGKLHPYK, from the exons ATGGTGAAGGAAGAACAAGATTTGTGCGGGATCAATGTCTCGGAGAGGGGGAAGATGAATTTGGAGCTCGAGCTGCTGATGAAACAGTGTAGGAATATGGCCGAACACTATCACGAGCTGGAGAAAGATTTGAAGCTCCATGAcgtgctcctcctcctgcaaATCCTCCCAGCAGTTCGCCAAGATTTGGGATGGATTCGTCTCTACATCAACAATGCTGCGGACCAGGACAACA CTCAACTTCTGCACCAACAGTGGAATGCGCAGTTGGCGATCAACCCTCCTGCCAAAGATTTACAGCACATCCTCTTCCTGACCTATTTGCCACGAGGACCTGGGAATCAGCAAAAAGTTCTGAGGGAGACCTTTAACAACCACAAGTGGGAGCTCAAAGAAAAGATCAAGAGCAACAATACGAGCCATGTCGATATATGCAAACTGTtatatgcaaagaaaaataaatctcAGAAAGACGACGTCGACGCTACATTTAAACTTAACATGATCGAGCTCTCATTGAGTGAAGATCCG AACTCGCTGCCTTGCATTGCTCTCTGCCTGGTATATCAAAGCAACAAATCCCCCATGCTCTACCTTATTCAATCACTTGTACATCGTTTGCAG ATTCAAGTACGACCAAGTGCCCAAATCGAACAGAAGAAAATAg ATGCTGATAATGGGAAATactctgaagatgaagatgactATAAACGTTCACACAAGTACCTG ATGAAGGGCAAATATAAAGTTGTTGATGAACATAGTTATAACAACATTCAAAGCGCCATTACCTTGCGTGACACTATTGTTCGTCGTTTGGATACATGGCTGCAACAACACCAGGACATAGCAAGCACAATCGAGGCACTCCTTCCATTTCAGAAT GACCTTGACGATTTTATACTGGAAAAGATGAATGATATGCTATCAGTAGTACATAGAATgcttgtgaaaagaaaaggtaCCCTCAAGGGCTCCCAGGTGTTTGAAGAGAATAAGAGGGCATGTTTACGTCAGGAGCCTGCTATTGAAAGTTCTCAGATTAAAGACTTCTCAAATCTCG ATATTTTTACAACCACTAAACATCAAATTTTGAATACTTCACAAGTTTCACAAAATGAAGCAGTAATTACTCAACAGAGTCAG TCTGCTGTCCCGGTTGACATGAAGCAATATGATTTCTATGCCCGCAACCAACAACAGTTTCCAGTAAACCTTCCTGATTTTCGGCCGGAAGCTTTGAATGCATTATATGTGCTTCAAACTGGCGAAGTAATAACCATTCACGGTCAAAGTCAG GACTTGGACGCTTGtaaatggcatttcttggattatctcaTATTAAAAACAT CGATATCCTCAGGCAAGCTCCATCCCTATAAATGA
- the LOC107278113 gene encoding uncharacterized protein isoform X1, translating into MVKEEQDLCGINVSERGKMNLELELLMKQCRNMAEHYHELEKDLKLHDVLLLLQILPAVRQDLGWIRLYINNAADQDNTQLLHQQWNAQLAINPPAKDLQHILFLTYLPRGPGNQQKVLRETFNNHKWELKEKIKSNNTSHVDICKLLYAKKNKSQKDDVDATFKLNMIELSLSEDPNSLPCIALCLVYQSNKSPMLYLIQSLVHRLQIQVRPSAQIEQKKIDADNGKYSEDEDDYKRSHKYLMKGKYKVVDEHSYNNIQSAITLRDTIVRRLDTWLQQHQDIASTIEALLPFQNDLDDFILEKMNDMLSVVHRMLVKRKGTLKGSQVFEENKRACLRQEPAIESSQIKDFSNLDIFTTTKHQILNTSQVSQNEAVITQQSQSAVPVDMKQYDFYARNQQQFPVNLPDFRPEALNALYVLQTGEVITIHGQSQDLDACKWHFLDYLILKTCSDILRQAPSL; encoded by the exons ATGGTGAAGGAAGAACAAGATTTGTGCGGGATCAATGTCTCGGAGAGGGGGAAGATGAATTTGGAGCTCGAGCTGCTGATGAAACAGTGTAGGAATATGGCCGAACACTATCACGAGCTGGAGAAAGATTTGAAGCTCCATGAcgtgctcctcctcctgcaaATCCTCCCAGCAGTTCGCCAAGATTTGGGATGGATTCGTCTCTACATCAACAATGCTGCGGACCAGGACAACA CTCAACTTCTGCACCAACAGTGGAATGCGCAGTTGGCGATCAACCCTCCTGCCAAAGATTTACAGCACATCCTCTTCCTGACCTATTTGCCACGAGGACCTGGGAATCAGCAAAAAGTTCTGAGGGAGACCTTTAACAACCACAAGTGGGAGCTCAAAGAAAAGATCAAGAGCAACAATACGAGCCATGTCGATATATGCAAACTGTtatatgcaaagaaaaataaatctcAGAAAGACGACGTCGACGCTACATTTAAACTTAACATGATCGAGCTCTCATTGAGTGAAGATCCG AACTCGCTGCCTTGCATTGCTCTCTGCCTGGTATATCAAAGCAACAAATCCCCCATGCTCTACCTTATTCAATCACTTGTACATCGTTTGCAG ATTCAAGTACGACCAAGTGCCCAAATCGAACAGAAGAAAATAg ATGCTGATAATGGGAAATactctgaagatgaagatgactATAAACGTTCACACAAGTACCTG ATGAAGGGCAAATATAAAGTTGTTGATGAACATAGTTATAACAACATTCAAAGCGCCATTACCTTGCGTGACACTATTGTTCGTCGTTTGGATACATGGCTGCAACAACACCAGGACATAGCAAGCACAATCGAGGCACTCCTTCCATTTCAGAAT GACCTTGACGATTTTATACTGGAAAAGATGAATGATATGCTATCAGTAGTACATAGAATgcttgtgaaaagaaaaggtaCCCTCAAGGGCTCCCAGGTGTTTGAAGAGAATAAGAGGGCATGTTTACGTCAGGAGCCTGCTATTGAAAGTTCTCAGATTAAAGACTTCTCAAATCTCG ATATTTTTACAACCACTAAACATCAAATTTTGAATACTTCACAAGTTTCACAAAATGAAGCAGTAATTACTCAACAGAGTCAG TCTGCTGTCCCGGTTGACATGAAGCAATATGATTTCTATGCCCGCAACCAACAACAGTTTCCAGTAAACCTTCCTGATTTTCGGCCGGAAGCTTTGAATGCATTATATGTGCTTCAAACTGGCGAAGTAATAACCATTCACGGTCAAAGTCAG GACTTGGACGCTTGtaaatggcatttcttggattatctcaTATTAAAAACATGTAG CGATATCCTCAGGCAAGCTCCATCCCTATAA
- the LOC107278113 gene encoding uncharacterized protein isoform X3 has protein sequence MVKEEQDLCGINVSERGKMNLELELLMKQCRNMAEHYHELEKDLKLHDVLLLLQILPAVRQDLGWIRLYINNAADQDNTQLLHQQWNAQLAINPPAKDLQHILFLTYLPRGPGNQQKVLRETFNNHKWELKEKIKSNNTSHVDICKLLYAKKNKSQKDDVDATFKLNMIELSLSEDPNSLPCIALCLVYQSNKSPMLYLIQSLVHRLQIQVRPSAQIEQKKIDADNGKYSEDEDDYKRSHKYLMKGKYKVVDEHSYNNIQSAITLRDTIVRRLDTWLQQHQDIASTIEALLPFQNDLDDFILEKMNDMLSVVHRMLVKRKGTLKGSQVFEENKRACLRQEPAIESSQIKDFSNLDIFTTTKHQILNTSQVSQNEAVITQQSQSAVPVDMKQYDFYARNQQQFPVNLPDFRPEALNALYVLQTGEVITIHGQSQETNAFRTSTY, from the exons ATGGTGAAGGAAGAACAAGATTTGTGCGGGATCAATGTCTCGGAGAGGGGGAAGATGAATTTGGAGCTCGAGCTGCTGATGAAACAGTGTAGGAATATGGCCGAACACTATCACGAGCTGGAGAAAGATTTGAAGCTCCATGAcgtgctcctcctcctgcaaATCCTCCCAGCAGTTCGCCAAGATTTGGGATGGATTCGTCTCTACATCAACAATGCTGCGGACCAGGACAACA CTCAACTTCTGCACCAACAGTGGAATGCGCAGTTGGCGATCAACCCTCCTGCCAAAGATTTACAGCACATCCTCTTCCTGACCTATTTGCCACGAGGACCTGGGAATCAGCAAAAAGTTCTGAGGGAGACCTTTAACAACCACAAGTGGGAGCTCAAAGAAAAGATCAAGAGCAACAATACGAGCCATGTCGATATATGCAAACTGTtatatgcaaagaaaaataaatctcAGAAAGACGACGTCGACGCTACATTTAAACTTAACATGATCGAGCTCTCATTGAGTGAAGATCCG AACTCGCTGCCTTGCATTGCTCTCTGCCTGGTATATCAAAGCAACAAATCCCCCATGCTCTACCTTATTCAATCACTTGTACATCGTTTGCAG ATTCAAGTACGACCAAGTGCCCAAATCGAACAGAAGAAAATAg ATGCTGATAATGGGAAATactctgaagatgaagatgactATAAACGTTCACACAAGTACCTG ATGAAGGGCAAATATAAAGTTGTTGATGAACATAGTTATAACAACATTCAAAGCGCCATTACCTTGCGTGACACTATTGTTCGTCGTTTGGATACATGGCTGCAACAACACCAGGACATAGCAAGCACAATCGAGGCACTCCTTCCATTTCAGAAT GACCTTGACGATTTTATACTGGAAAAGATGAATGATATGCTATCAGTAGTACATAGAATgcttgtgaaaagaaaaggtaCCCTCAAGGGCTCCCAGGTGTTTGAAGAGAATAAGAGGGCATGTTTACGTCAGGAGCCTGCTATTGAAAGTTCTCAGATTAAAGACTTCTCAAATCTCG ATATTTTTACAACCACTAAACATCAAATTTTGAATACTTCACAAGTTTCACAAAATGAAGCAGTAATTACTCAACAGAGTCAG TCTGCTGTCCCGGTTGACATGAAGCAATATGATTTCTATGCCCGCAACCAACAACAGTTTCCAGTAAACCTTCCTGATTTTCGGCCGGAAGCTTTGAATGCATTATATGTGCTTCAAACTGGCGAAGTAATAACCATTCACGGTCAAAGTCAG GAAACAAATGCATTCAGAACAAGTACCTACTAA